Proteins from a single region of Chloroflexota bacterium:
- a CDS encoding DUF4058 family protein: MPSPFPGMDPYLEGQLWPDVHQRLATKISQLLSPRLKPRYVARLNIAVLGGQPSEDEISIMYPDIEVVRASRAEALPDLFGGGAFATPTMTPSLTIPFVQMRVASVEIRDVAANELITVIEILSPINKREPGLTQYVQKRDALYRADVHLLEVDFLRRGSRAITASQVRNAAYLVALTRAQTSKISAWPLRLRDTLPTVPVPLRAPDADVPLELSAALTAIYDEAAYDLSIDYREPPPPPPLSDEDAAWITTFAKQ, encoded by the coding sequence ATGCCATCGCCATTTCCGGGAATGGATCCGTATCTCGAAGGTCAGCTTTGGCCCGATGTTCATCAGCGGCTCGCGACCAAAATCAGTCAATTGCTATCGCCGCGCTTAAAGCCGCGCTATGTCGCGCGCTTGAACATTGCGGTCTTGGGCGGTCAGCCCTCCGAAGATGAAATCAGCATCATGTATCCTGATATCGAAGTGGTGCGCGCGAGTCGCGCAGAAGCGTTGCCCGATCTTTTTGGCGGCGGCGCGTTTGCAACGCCGACGATGACACCGTCGCTGACGATTCCGTTCGTTCAAATGCGCGTTGCGTCGGTCGAGATCCGCGATGTCGCGGCGAATGAATTGATTACGGTCATTGAGATTCTTTCGCCGATCAACAAGCGCGAGCCAGGGTTGACGCAGTATGTGCAGAAACGCGACGCGCTATATCGCGCCGACGTTCATTTGCTTGAGGTTGATTTCTTGCGACGCGGTTCGCGTGCGATCACCGCCTCTCAGGTACGGAACGCGGCATATCTCGTCGCGTTGACCCGCGCGCAAACCAGCAAAATTTCGGCGTGGCCCCTTCGACTACGTGACACTTTACCGACGGTCCCCGTTCCCCTACGCGCGCCGGATGCGGATGTGCCGCTCGAATTATCTGCCGCGCTCACGGCGATTTACGACGAAGCCGCGTACGATCTCTCGATTGACTATCGCGAACCACCGCCACCGCCGCCGCTCTCCGACGAAGATGCCGCGTGGATCACGACATTTGCAAAACAATGA
- a CDS encoding PD40 domain-containing protein, with amino-acid sequence MSVNPFQRAEDEYFRLKGQLATGRITQEQFDAAVKELLIQDAQKRYWMLGPDSGKWYVHDGTTWVEAQLPASGSSAIKQPSPETSVAKSPRRRIYPLLIITCIALLCGLVAVGGLLFASRQGLVNLAMFNAPTPTRLAPTLPSPLPTLAPQPTFIAVSPSPTVFAPTAPVAVTPTQSTQVAPAQPTQVAPTPGPTLQPSTQTPAPLKRLDLFPGFSGSDGVNVIDAATNATFLVYGQPGVASAAWSPDGKKLLVSSSAPQQGNFYRRVLRTVNADGSNITDIHMVMCDTFKAGCSSWGPFEALWSPDGKKILARELVEQSGLVLRNASDGQAPQSLPSSPLEQTRTSATDIPRFWSVDGQWVIAISTESGNAAYALEVNGKRRVPVSTLGKIQVYDQRFYPWKVMDAPINCKSFEYFNCP; translated from the coding sequence ATGAGTGTAAATCCATTTCAGCGCGCCGAAGACGAATATTTTCGTTTGAAAGGACAACTTGCGACCGGGCGCATCACGCAGGAACAATTCGATGCCGCGGTCAAAGAGCTGCTAATCCAAGACGCGCAAAAACGCTATTGGATGCTCGGACCCGACAGCGGCAAGTGGTACGTCCATGACGGTACGACCTGGGTCGAAGCGCAACTGCCCGCCTCCGGTTCAAGCGCGATCAAACAACCTAGCCCAGAAACGTCAGTCGCTAAATCACCTCGACGTCGTATATATCCGCTTTTGATAATCACCTGTATCGCGTTGCTGTGCGGGTTGGTCGCAGTCGGTGGGCTGCTGTTCGCGTCGAGACAGGGACTCGTCAATCTCGCGATGTTCAACGCACCGACGCCAACTCGCCTCGCGCCGACCCTGCCTAGCCCACTTCCAACGCTCGCACCGCAACCAACTTTCATCGCGGTCTCGCCATCGCCGACCGTGTTTGCGCCAACCGCGCCCGTTGCCGTTACGCCGACGCAATCAACCCAGGTTGCGCCGGCACAACCGACCCAGGTTGCGCCAACACCGGGACCAACCCTGCAACCGTCCACGCAAACCCCCGCTCCACTAAAGCGGCTCGATTTATTTCCAGGGTTTAGCGGCTCGGATGGAGTGAACGTGATTGATGCCGCGACGAATGCAACATTTTTGGTGTACGGACAACCAGGGGTCGCCTCGGCGGCGTGGTCACCCGATGGAAAGAAACTGTTGGTCTCGTCCTCCGCGCCGCAGCAGGGGAATTTTTACAGACGGGTGTTACGCACCGTGAATGCGGATGGAAGCAACATCACGGACATTCACATGGTGATGTGTGACACATTCAAAGCCGGTTGTAGTTCGTGGGGACCGTTCGAAGCCCTATGGTCGCCGGATGGAAAAAAGATTCTCGCGCGCGAACTCGTCGAGCAGAGTGGTCTGGTTCTACGCAACGCGTCCGACGGTCAAGCGCCCCAGAGTTTGCCAAGCAGTCCACTCGAACAGACGCGCACATCCGCGACCGATATTCCGCGATTCTGGTCGGTGGATGGACAATGGGTCATCGCGATTTCGACTGAATCCGGCAACGCCGCATATGCGCTCGAGGTCAACGGAAAACGGCGCGTGCCGGTATCTACGCTCGGAAAAATCCAGGTTTACGATCAGCGATTTTATCCGTGGAAAGTGATGGACGCGCCCATCAATTGCAAGTCGTTCGAGTACTTTAACTGTCCTTGA
- a CDS encoding CoA pyrophosphatase, translated as MTLNDVRRALALARPGRRAQVRLSPRPRVGDRFPLPPEIKPKEAGVLILLFPHNDDLHFFLTRRTNTVETHKGQIALPGGAQEPGETLEQTAVRETSEELGIAFAHIEILGGALTPLWVPISGFRITPFVAFTPARPDVSASQHEVVEVIDTPLELIVDAQNIVEEPWTIRDIEVTVPFFLINGHKVWGATAMMLSEFGEMLREAGRMKDEG; from the coding sequence GTGACTTTGAACGATGTGCGGCGCGCGCTCGCACTTGCCCGACCGGGACGCCGCGCCCAAGTACGCTTGTCGCCGCGCCCGCGGGTAGGCGACCGCTTCCCGCTTCCGCCGGAAATCAAACCGAAAGAGGCGGGCGTTTTGATTCTGCTCTTTCCGCATAATGACGATTTGCATTTCTTCTTGACGCGACGCACCAACACGGTCGAAACTCACAAAGGACAAATCGCGTTGCCCGGCGGCGCGCAAGAACCGGGCGAGACGCTCGAACAAACGGCGGTGCGCGAAACATCCGAGGAACTTGGCATCGCGTTCGCTCACATCGAGATTCTGGGCGGCGCGCTAACGCCGTTGTGGGTGCCGATCAGCGGATTTCGCATCACGCCGTTTGTCGCGTTCACGCCGGCGCGACCCGACGTGTCTGCATCGCAACACGAAGTCGTCGAAGTGATTGATACGCCGCTCGAATTGATCGTGGACGCGCAGAACATTGTCGAGGAGCCATGGACGATTCGGGACATCGAGGTTACGGTGCCGTTCTTTCTGATCAACGGACACAAGGTCTGGGGCGCGACCGCGATGATGTTGAGCGAGTTTGGCGAGATGCTTAGAGAAGCCGGAAGGATGAAGGATGAAGGATGA
- a CDS encoding aldo/keto reductase has protein sequence MQLLDAMDQLARKHGKNLAQIAIAWILANPTVTSPIIGANTTTQLRDSLGAVGWRLSADDKKTLDDLTAWQVQ, from the coding sequence ATGCAACTGCTCGATGCGATGGACCAACTCGCGAGAAAGCATGGCAAGAATCTCGCGCAGATCGCGATTGCCTGGATTCTGGCGAATCCGACCGTGACGAGTCCGATCATCGGTGCGAACACGACCACCCAACTGCGCGATTCACTTGGCGCGGTCGGTTGGCGCTTGAGTGCGGACGACAAGAAAACGCTCGACGATTTGACCGCGTGGCAAGTGCAGTGA
- a CDS encoding DUF3090 family protein has protein sequence MTILLLIRHASNDYVKDGRLAGLTPGVHLNAQGQREADDLARRVNHIPINAIYSSPLERARDTANAVAACQHLHAQIRDELGEVNIGDWTGKTIKELQDTELWKQIQSVPATFQFPNGERMVDMQTRMVAAIDRIVAAHPREIVAVVSHADPIKAALAHYLKMNLNDFQRLVISPASVTVLFFGENGATLFRMNDSTKLPAFKPEPAKKDESKDERKEKKMAEPNILYDLNPVTHITAGVIGKPGKRTFYLQGRQAATIVTLVAEKEQLAALSRGIDELLERLEAGTKSVEVTALQMELSQPMEPLFRIGQLGLGYDAENNLLVLLAYELPEEENSETVNVVRFWATREQMRALARHAAGIVAGGRPICVLCGRPIDPEGHFCPKRNGHGEKATLT, from the coding sequence ATGACCATACTACTATTGATTCGGCACGCAAGCAACGACTATGTGAAAGATGGCAGACTCGCCGGTTTGACGCCTGGTGTGCATCTCAACGCGCAAGGACAGCGCGAGGCGGACGATCTCGCGCGGCGCGTCAATCACATTCCGATCAACGCGATCTACTCCAGCCCGCTCGAACGCGCGCGCGATACCGCGAATGCGGTCGCGGCGTGCCAGCATCTTCACGCGCAGATTCGCGATGAACTCGGCGAAGTGAATATCGGCGATTGGACCGGCAAGACGATCAAGGAACTCCAAGACACGGAATTGTGGAAGCAGATTCAATCCGTGCCGGCGACGTTTCAATTTCCTAACGGCGAGCGGATGGTAGATATGCAAACGCGCATGGTCGCGGCGATAGATCGCATTGTCGCCGCGCATCCGCGCGAAATCGTCGCGGTCGTTTCGCACGCCGATCCGATCAAAGCCGCGCTCGCGCACTATTTGAAAATGAATCTGAATGATTTTCAGCGTCTCGTGATTTCGCCGGCATCGGTGACGGTGTTATTTTTCGGCGAGAACGGCGCGACGCTATTCCGCATGAACGATAGCACGAAACTGCCGGCATTCAAACCTGAACCGGCGAAAAAGGATGAATCCAAAGATGAGCGAAAGGAAAAAAAGATGGCGGAGCCAAACATCCTCTATGATTTGAACCCAGTAACGCATATCACAGCGGGTGTGATTGGCAAGCCCGGCAAGCGCACATTTTATTTGCAAGGTCGGCAAGCGGCGACGATTGTTACGCTGGTCGCGGAAAAGGAACAACTTGCCGCGTTATCGCGCGGCATTGACGAATTGCTCGAACGATTGGAAGCCGGCACGAAATCGGTCGAGGTGACCGCATTGCAGATGGAACTGTCGCAACCGATGGAGCCGTTGTTTCGCATCGGTCAGCTGGGTCTGGGTTACGACGCGGAAAATAATTTGTTGGTGTTGCTCGCGTACGAATTGCCCGAAGAAGAAAATTCCGAAACGGTTAACGTGGTGCGGTTCTGGGCGACGCGCGAACAGATGCGCGCGCTCGCGCGGCACGCCGCCGGCATCGTCGCGGGCGGGCGTCCGATTTGTGTCTTGTGCGGCAGACCGATTGATCCCGAAGGGCATTTTTGTCCCAAGCGCAACGGTCACGGCGAAAAGGCAACGCTTACCTAG
- a CDS encoding SCO1664 family protein, producing MGTMNANDATRELLARGKIELDGLVPWGSNYTFLATIHAGARELNVIYKPCNGERPLWDFPTGSLANREYAAYLVSQALGWPNVPPTVLRDGPHGFGMVQMFIPFVDGQQFFTLRQAHREEMKRIAAFDAIVNNTDRKGGHVLLGEDDKIWCIDHGVTFHEYPKLRTVIWDFVDQPVPAAALDDLRTLLSRLARGEPLTNALSELLSNREMRALRQRITELIEKGIYPQPPEDWPAVPWPPV from the coding sequence ATGGGCACGATGAACGCGAACGACGCGACCCGCGAACTACTTGCGCGCGGCAAGATCGAACTCGACGGCTTGGTGCCGTGGGGTTCCAACTATACGTTTCTCGCGACGATTCACGCGGGGGCGCGCGAACTCAACGTGATCTACAAACCATGCAATGGCGAACGCCCACTCTGGGATTTTCCGACCGGCTCGTTGGCGAATCGCGAGTACGCCGCGTATCTGGTCAGCCAGGCGCTTGGCTGGCCCAATGTGCCGCCGACCGTTTTGCGTGATGGACCGCACGGGTTCGGGATGGTGCAGATGTTCATCCCGTTTGTGGACGGTCAACAATTTTTCACTTTGCGGCAAGCGCATCGCGAGGAAATGAAACGCATCGCCGCGTTCGACGCGATTGTGAACAACACTGACCGCAAAGGTGGTCACGTGTTGCTTGGCGAAGATGACAAGATTTGGTGTATTGATCACGGTGTCACGTTTCACGAATATCCCAAACTCCGTACAGTGATCTGGGATTTCGTGGATCAACCGGTGCCGGCAGCCGCGCTCGACGATCTACGCACGTTGCTCTCGCGTCTCGCGCGCGGCGAGCCATTGACGAATGCGTTAAGCGAATTGCTTTCCAATCGCGAAATGCGCGCGTTGCGTCAACGCATTACTGAGTTGATCGAAAAGGGTATCTATCCTCAACCGCCCGAAGATTGGCCCGCCGTACCATGGCCGCCGGTTTAG